A genome region from Pseudanabaena sp. Chao 1811 includes the following:
- a CDS encoding SDR family oxidoreductase, which produces MSDTVSVKLAGKLTGKRAIVTGASSGIGKEVSLRLIQEGVQVALVSRNPDRILSELPPESNAKGFAIDLCDTTKVSSQIQSIITDLGGVDILINNAGSAYIGELINMPLDEWQKLFDLNLTSVFQCLQAVLPTMRSQKSGTIINVASIAAKQGFPNWGAYCASKFALLGLTQAVAAEEQPHGIKVMSICPGSVNTPLWDTLGDKVPPSFNRAAMLSPATVAESIMTLVNLPADAIINDLVLMPNAGVF; this is translated from the coding sequence ATGTCAGATACAGTATCAGTTAAATTAGCAGGAAAATTAACAGGTAAGCGAGCGATTGTTACTGGAGCCAGTAGTGGCATTGGCAAAGAAGTGTCGCTACGACTCATTCAAGAAGGCGTACAGGTAGCTTTAGTTAGCCGCAATCCTGATCGCATTTTAAGTGAATTACCCCCAGAATCTAATGCTAAAGGCTTTGCCATTGATCTCTGTGACACCACCAAAGTATCATCGCAAATCCAATCGATCATCACCGATCTGGGTGGTGTCGATATTTTGATTAACAATGCAGGTAGTGCATATATTGGCGAACTGATCAATATGCCCCTTGATGAGTGGCAAAAATTATTTGACCTGAATCTCACCAGTGTCTTCCAATGTCTACAAGCAGTCTTGCCCACCATGCGATCGCAAAAAAGCGGCACAATCATTAATGTCGCCTCAATCGCAGCAAAACAAGGATTTCCTAATTGGGGAGCCTATTGTGCCAGTAAATTTGCCTTACTAGGATTAACGCAGGCAGTTGCCGCTGAAGAACAGCCCCATGGCATCAAAGTTATGTCCATTTGCCCTGGATCGGTGAATACACCACTATGGGATACCCTTGGCGATAAAGTACCACCAAGTTTTAATCGTGCTGCCATGCTCAGCCCTGCCACCGTCGCAGAATCGATTATGACCTTAGTAAATCTTCCCGCCGATGCAATTATCAATGACCTCGTATTGATGCCCAATGCAGGTGTTTTCTAG
- the folE gene encoding GTP cyclohydrolase I, translated as MTISISRPVTNNSENDSKNAKVLEPLPTRKAISQIIRDRVVAAGDPYFANDSIAHHISDIEREELKKEIEGKLQGVFDSLIIDTANDHNTKETAKRVAKMYVDEVFKGRYHPMPKVTDFPNAKELDEIYTLGPITVRSACSHHFVPIVGQAWIGIVPSDRVIGISKFNRIVDWVMSRPHIQEEAAIMVADTIENLIKPKGLAFVIKAQHMCMTWRGVKEPETKMVNSIVRGSFRHDPHMKKEFFDLIRAHGFGD; from the coding sequence ATGACGATCAGTATCTCCCGCCCTGTCACCAATAATTCTGAGAACGATTCAAAAAACGCAAAAGTCCTCGAACCTCTACCCACCAGAAAAGCAATCTCGCAAATTATTCGCGATCGCGTCGTAGCGGCTGGAGATCCTTATTTTGCTAATGACTCGATCGCCCATCACATTAGCGATATTGAGAGAGAAGAGCTAAAAAAAGAAATTGAAGGCAAGTTGCAAGGTGTTTTTGACTCTTTGATTATTGATACGGCAAATGATCACAACACCAAAGAAACTGCAAAACGTGTTGCCAAAATGTATGTGGATGAGGTCTTCAAAGGACGCTATCACCCCATGCCCAAGGTTACTGACTTCCCCAATGCTAAGGAACTAGATGAAATCTATACCCTTGGACCAATTACTGTACGTTCGGCATGTTCTCACCACTTTGTCCCTATTGTTGGACAAGCATGGATTGGCATTGTCCCTAGCGATCGCGTTATTGGCATTTCCAAATTTAATCGGATCGTGGACTGGGTAATGAGCCGTCCCCATATCCAAGAGGAAGCAGCGATAATGGTTGCTGATACGATCGAAAATCTGATCAAGCCTAAAGGTTTAGCCTTTGTAATCAAGGCTCAGCATATGTGCATGACTTGGCGCGGAGTTAAGGAACCTGAAACCAAAATGGTGAACTCAATCGTGCGTGGTTCTTTCCGTCATGACCCACATATGAAAAAGGAATTTTTTGATCTCATTCGTGCCCACGGATTTGGAGAT
- a CDS encoding SH3 domain-containing protein, giving the protein MKSVKICSLILAEIAALITFVPQFTASASAQSVTDKSCVADVIGEDIGSQVNIRSGAGTIFSVIGTVSVGNRVIVVNDDQDKSGVVSPFKRTDSQGDVWYLTTRLRQSPYKGWIRADFLKLNCPYP; this is encoded by the coding sequence ATGAAATCTGTAAAAATTTGCTCTCTAATACTTGCAGAGATCGCCGCTCTAATTACTTTTGTGCCACAATTTACCGCCAGTGCCAGCGCTCAATCCGTTACCGATAAAAGCTGTGTTGCCGATGTCATCGGTGAAGATATTGGTTCACAGGTGAATATTCGCTCTGGCGCAGGTACTATTTTTAGTGTGATTGGCACTGTATCGGTAGGTAATCGCGTGATTGTAGTCAATGATGATCAAGACAAAAGCGGTGTTGTGTCTCCCTTTAAGCGCACCGATAGCCAAGGGGATGTTTGGTATCTCACAACGAGATTGAGACAAAGTCCTTACAAAGGATGGATAAGAGCCGACTTCTTAAAACTAAATTGTCCTTATCCTTAA
- a CDS encoding peroxiredoxin has translation MSVEVGQKAPDFTLPSDRGDITLSRYEGKANVVLAFYPGDFSPLCTSEMQCFADDWTKFREAGAEILGISTDPIDKHISFSKKLGLQFPLLSDRNQEVCKKYGVAGLFGSKRAYCIIDIHGIVRYKHIEFLPVFKREDSELLVVLRSLKA, from the coding sequence ATGTCTGTCGAAGTCGGTCAAAAAGCTCCAGATTTTACTTTGCCTAGCGATCGCGGCGACATTACCCTCAGCCGCTATGAAGGCAAAGCTAATGTTGTACTTGCCTTTTATCCGGGGGACTTTTCTCCACTCTGTACTAGTGAGATGCAATGCTTTGCCGATGATTGGACAAAGTTTCGTGAAGCTGGGGCAGAGATTCTTGGTATTAGTACTGACCCCATTGATAAACATATTTCTTTTTCTAAAAAGTTAGGTTTGCAGTTTCCGCTACTCAGCGATCGCAATCAAGAGGTTTGCAAGAAATATGGTGTAGCTGGTTTATTTGGTAGTAAACGAGCCTACTGCATTATTGATATTCATGGCATCGTGCGTTATAAACACATTGAGTTTTTACCAGTTTTCAAACGTGAAGATTCGGAACTCTTAGTCGTATTGAGAAGTCTTAAAGCTTAA